One Setaria italica strain Yugu1 chromosome I, Setaria_italica_v2.0, whole genome shotgun sequence DNA window includes the following coding sequences:
- the LOC101785414 gene encoding uncharacterized protein LOC101785414, producing the protein MLLTKPHSSSLAAPSAALPKHGPTANRVVTPLASSSSRRGLRVSAASVAAAAALSRVDVLSEALPFIQRFKGKTVVVKYGGAAMKSPELQASVIRDLVLLSCVGLRPVLVHGGGPEINSWLARVGVEPQFRNGLRVTDAITMEVVEMVLVGKVNKQLVSLISLAGATAVGLCGKDARLLTARPSRDAASLGFVGEVTRVDPSVLHPIIAAGHIPVIATVAADEAGQAYNINADTAAGEIAAAIGAEKLLLLTDVSGVLADRDDPGSLVREVDVAWVRQMVAEGKVGGGMIPKVECCVHAIAQGVRTASIIDGRVPHSLLLEILTDEGTGTMITG; encoded by the coding sequence atgcTCCTCACGAAGCCCCACTCATCCTCCCTCGCCGCCCCCTCCGCGGCGCTCCCGAAGCATGGCCCGACCGCTAACCGCGTCGTTACGCCCCTAGCCTCGTCGAGctcccgccgcggcctccgcgtCTCCGCCGcgtccgtggcggcggcggcggcactgagCCGCGTGGACGTGCTGTCGGAGGCGCTCCCGTTCATCCAGCGGTTCAAGGGCAAGACGGTGGTGGTCAAgtacggcggcgcggcgatgaAGTCGCCGGAGCTGCAGGCGTCGGTGATCCGCGACCTGGTCCTCCTGTCCTGCGTCGGCCTCCGTCCCGTGCtcgtccacggcggcgggcccgAGATCAACTCCTGGCTGGCGCGCGTCGGCGTGGAGCCGCAGTTCCGCAACGGGCTCCGCGTCACGGACGCGATCACCATGGAGGTCGTGGAGATGGTGCTGGTCGGCAAGGTCAACAAGCAGCTCGTCTCCCTCATCAGCCTCGCGGGGGCCACCGCCGTCGGCCTCTGCGGCAAGGACGCGCGCCTCCTCACCGCGCGGCCCTCCCGCGACGCGGCCTCCCTCGGCTTCGTCGGCGAGGTGACGCGCGTCGACCCCTCCGTGCTCCACCCAATCATTGCGGCGGGCCACATCCCGGTCATCGCTACCGTGGCCGCGGACGAGGCCGGGCAGGCTTACAACATCAACGCGGACACGGCGGCCGGGGAGATCGCGGCGGCGATCGGCGCcgagaagctgctgctgctcaccgACGTGTCAGGCGTACTTGCGGACCGTGACGACCCCGGGAGCCTGGTCAGGGAGGTGGACGTCGCCTGGGTGCGGCAGATGGTGGCCGAGGGCAAGGTAGGCGGCGGAATGATTCCCAAGGTGGAGTGCTGCGTCCACGCCATCGCGCAGGGGGTGCGCACCGCCAGCATCATCGACGGCCGCGTCCCGCACTCGCTGCTGCTCGAGATCCTCACGGACGAGGGCACCGGCACCATGATCACCGGCTGA
- the LOC101785824 gene encoding uncharacterized protein LOC101785824: MRNPPGRHLLRLSNRAVRSSSSSSGLGANAGASTSVASPRPLPVAGGRPLRASSPPPPSAVAAAAYWESRALRRDGEDGDWEEVVAGAPGPGEMEEEEEYRVVFWSPPTIDEVTGAVTSIQEVFENPSGVYSDTTDRQTALLSTSGHSSGNSSGSDDWIEPAAYVLNSTALLSREHRNVLDAFRLLQKDPTVQKMVMSLSCDKAVWNAVMNNEAVQDFRRSLHHGKENDRKGNTGGPAEVLKWILDSAQAKIVEFLENVMKIFNMLIHPQEDEEKPDAYIDAVKVSFMLTVFVFIVVAIARINSEHWDFKVW; the protein is encoded by the exons ATGAGGAACCCGCCGGGCAGGCACCTCCTCCGCCTCAGCAACCGCGCCGtgcgctcttcctcctcctcgtcggggCTCGGCGCCAACGCCGGCGCCTCAACCTCCGTTGCATCCCCGCGCccgctccccgtcgccggcggccgccccctCCGCGCCAGCTCGCCTCCCCCGCCctccgcggtcgccgccgccgcgtatTGGGAGTCCCGCGCGCTCCGCCGCGACGGGGAGGACGGGGATTGGGAAGAGGTCGTCGCCGGGGCTCCCGGTCCCGGAgagatggaggaagaggaggagtacAGGGTGGTGTTCTGGTCCCCACCCACCATAGACGAGGTCACCGGCGCCGTCACAAGCATCCAGGA GGTATTTGAGAATCCTTCTGGTGTGTATTCAGATACAACCGACAGACAAACAGCACTGCTGTCCACCTCAGGACATTCATCTGGCAATTCATCAGGATCAGATGACTGGATTGAACCTGCTGCCTATGTTCTCAACTCAACTGCTCTTCTTTCAAGGGAACATAGGAATGTTTTGGATGCTTTCCGGCTGTTGCAAAAGGATCCCACCGTTCAG AAAATGGTTATGTCTTTGTCATGTGATAAGGCTGTTTGGAATGCCGTCATGAATAATGAGGCAGTTCAAGATTTCAGGAGATCTTTACATCATG gaaaagaaaatgatagAAAGGGAAACACTGGTGGCCCTGCTGAAGTACTTAAGTGGATCCTGGACAGTGCCCAGGCAAAAATTGTTGAATTCCTTGAGAACGTGATGAAGATATTCAACATGCTGATCCACCCTCAAGAGGATGAAGAGAAGCCAGATGCATACATTGATGCAGTGAAGGTGTCGTTCATGCTCACGGTGTTTGTCTTCATCGTGGTGGCCATTGCTCGTATCAA TTCTGAACATTGGGATTTCAAAGTGTGGTGA
- the LOC105914293 gene encoding protein MAIN-LIKE 1-like, which yields MVDSAARRGERSTWFHFDMSLLAALLDRWQLETHTFHLPVGEMTLILEDISMLLGLPCAGSAIAAMDVPPTWRDELLGRFAEVHRVDGASSYRTFSSTHGPTKAWLQQFSAEYLRANADDAIVARHLEAYLLWLFNWILFCTSQGNSVPKHLLPYARAIVETLNEVPQYSWGSAVLAATYRGLCTGCCKGFNNNDVDRPTMGSLWCPRKGIWVGVQMK from the exons ATGGTCGATAGTGCTGCGCGACGCGGTGAGAGGTCCACATGGTTCCACTTCGACATGTCACTGCTAGCAGCTCTGCTGGACCGGTGGCAACTGGAGacgcacaccttccacctcccggTTGGTGAGATGACCCTCATACTGGAGGACATCTCCATGCTACTTGGTCTTCCCTGTGCAGGGTCCGCCATAGCCGCGATGGACGTCCCGCCTACCTGGCGTGATGAGCTGCTGGGTCGGTTTGCGGAAGTTCACCGCGTAGATGGTGCCTCGTCGTACCGCACTTTTAGCTCCACACACGGGCCCACGAAGGCATGGCTGCAGCAGTTTAGT GCCGAGTACTTGAGAGCCAACGCCGATGACGCCATAGTAGCGCGACACTTGGAGGCGTACCTATTGTGGCTCTTCAACTGGATCTTGTTCTGCACATCGCAGGGGAActcggtgcctaagcacctTCTTCCTTACGCGAGGGCCATTGTGGAGACGCTCAATGAGGTTCCACAGTACAGCTGGGGTTCAGCTGTATTGGCGGCCACCTATAGGGGCCTTTGCACGGGTTGCTGCAAG GGTTTCAATAACAACGACGTCGACAGGCCCACGATGGGGTCGTTGTGGTGCCCGAGGAAG GGAATATGGGTGGGGGTGCAGATGAAGTAG
- the LOC101786231 gene encoding cationic amino acid transporter 9, chloroplastic isoform X1 — MPTTRRPKSRRHQLPISSGAMEEADDHRPSSSSGRPFLSGLCSAALRRKPLGAHASAEASREDLKRQLGVLDLVLLGIGASIGAGIFVVTGTVARDTGPGVTISFVLAGAACVLNALCYAELASRFPAVVGGAYLYSYTAINEITAFLVFTQLMVDYHIGAASIARSLASYLIQFLELLPFLKGHIPSWIGHGEEFFGGIVSINILAPILLILLTAILCYGVKESSAVNTFMTTLKIVIVIVVVFAGVFEVDVTNWSPFMPNGFKSVVTGATVVFFAYVGFDAVANSAEEAKTPQSDLPIGILGSLLACVLLYVAVCLVITGMVPHTLLGEDAPLAEAFSAKGLKFVTVLISIGAVAGLTTTLLVGLYVQSRLYFGIGRDRLLPSIFAKVHPERCTPLHSQIWVGCVAAVMAGLFNVHMLSHILSVGTLTSYSVVSACAITLRWNDKATSRRSLGIMSIWQEGVLCLVIVALCGFIVGLCYRYNYAIAFMVVAFLIAIAASFALQFRQVYVDPPGFSCPGVPLVPVISVFFNMVLFAQLHEEAWYRFVILSLIAVGIYAGYGQYNAAPCSSDPSSIGYHEVPSEASIEMATL, encoded by the exons ATGCCAACGACGCGAAGGCCCAAGTCGCGACGCCACCAGCTCCCCATCTCCTCAGGCGCCATGGAGGAAGCCGACGACCACAGGCCCTCCTCCTCGAGCGGCCGCCCCTTCCTCTCCGGCCTCTGCTCCGCGGCGCTCCGCCGCAAGCCCCTCGGCGCCCACGCGTCCGCCGAGGCCTCCAGAGAGGACCTCAAGCGGCAGCTCGGCGTCCTCGATCTCGTGCTGCTCGGTATCGGCGCGTCCATCGGGGCTGGCATCTTCGTCGTCACCGGCACCGTCGCCCGCGACACCGGCCCAG GTGTTACGATCAGTTTTGTTCTCGCTGGAGCTGCGTGTGTGCTCAATGCCTTGTGCTATGCTGAACTCGCATCTCGATTCCCTGCTGTGGTTGGGGGAGCATACCTCTACTCGTATACAGCGATCAATGAGATCACTGCCTTCTTGGTTTTCACTCAGTTGATGGTGGATTACCATATTGGTGCGGCAAGCATTGCTCGTAGCTTAGCGAGTTACTTGATCCAATTCTTGGAGCTGCTCCCATTCCTGAAGGGCCATATTCCAAGCTGGATAGGACATGGAGAGGAGTTTTTCGGTGGTATCGTATCGATTAATATATTGGCCCCAATTCTTCTCATCCTATTAACTGCAATTCTCTGCTATGGTGTGAAGGAATCATCAGCTGTGAACACTTTTATGACTACACTGAAG ATAGTCATCGTTATAGTCGTTGTATTTGCTGGTGTGTTCGAGGTGGATGTAACAAATTGGTCACCATTTATGCCAAATGGTTTCAAATCTGTTGTGACTGGAGCAACAGTAGTCTTTTTTGCATATGTTGGATTTGATGCAGTTGCTAATTCTGCTGAGGAAGCCAAAACTCCACAG AGCGATTTGCCCATTGGTATCTTAGGAAGCCTTCTAGCATGTGTTCTATTATATGTTGCTGTATGCTTGGTCATTACTGGAATGGTGCCACATACATTACTTGGTGAAGATGCTCCTTTGGCTGAGGCTTTTTCTGCTAAGGGGCTGAAATTTGTTACTGTATTGATCAGCATTGGTGCTGTTGCTGGACTTACTACAACACTTCTAGTTGGATTGTATGTTCAG TCACGTTTGTATTTTGGGATTGGAAGGGATAGGCTGCTACCTTCAATATTTGCTAAAGTACACCCAGAAAGGTGTACTCCTCTGCACTCTCAGATCTGGGTTGGCTGTGTTGCAGCAGTCATGGCAGGTCTCTTTAATGTGCACATGCTCTCTCATATTCTTTCTGTTGGGACCCTG ACCAGTTATTCAGTTGTATCAGCTTGTGCGATCACATTAAGATGGAATGACAAAGCAACTAGTCGTCGCTCCCTTGGAATTATGTCAATCTGGCAAGAGGGTGTTCTATGTCTTGTCATAGTTGCTCTTTGTGGTTTTATAGTGGGACTTTGCTATCGATACAACTATGCTATTGCCTTTATGGTAGTAGCGTTCCTGATAGCTATTGCTGCCAGTTTCGCTCTCCAGTTTCGTCAG GTCTATGTTGATCCGCCTGGCTTTTCTTGTCCTGGGGTACCGCTGGTTCCAGTTATCTCTGTTTTCTTCAACATGGTCCTGTTTGCTCAG CTACATGAAGAAGCGTGGTATAGATTTGTCATCCTGAGTCTGATCGCCGTGGGCATTTACGCTGGCTATGGTCAGTACAATGCTGCCCCTTGCAGCTCGGACCCCTCATCTATTGGTTACCACGAAGTTCCTTCTGAAGCTTCAATAGAAATGGCAACCCTCTAA
- the LOC101786231 gene encoding cationic amino acid transporter 9, chloroplastic isoform X2, which yields MPTTRRPKSRRHQLPISSGAMEEADDHRPSSSSGRPFLSGLCSAALRRKPLGAHASAEASREDLKRQLGVLDLVLLGIGASIGAGIFVVTGTVARDTGPGVTISFVLAGAACVLNALCYAELASRFPAVVGGAYLYSYTAINEITAFLVFTQLMVDYHIGAASIARSLASYLIQFLELLPFLKGHIPSWIGHGEEFFGGIVSINILAPILLILLTAILCYGVKESSAVNTFMTTLKIVIVIVVVFAGVFEVDVTNWSPFMPNGFKSVVTGATVVFFAYVGFDAVANSAEEAKTPQSDLPIGILGSLLACVLLYVAVCLVITGMVPHTLLGEDAPLAEAFSAKGLKFVTVLISIGAVAGLTTTLLVGLYVQTSYSVVSACAITLRWNDKATSRRSLGIMSIWQEGVLCLVIVALCGFIVGLCYRYNYAIAFMVVAFLIAIAASFALQFRQVYVDPPGFSCPGVPLVPVISVFFNMVLFAQLHEEAWYRFVILSLIAVGIYAGYGQYNAAPCSSDPSSIGYHEVPSEASIEMATL from the exons ATGCCAACGACGCGAAGGCCCAAGTCGCGACGCCACCAGCTCCCCATCTCCTCAGGCGCCATGGAGGAAGCCGACGACCACAGGCCCTCCTCCTCGAGCGGCCGCCCCTTCCTCTCCGGCCTCTGCTCCGCGGCGCTCCGCCGCAAGCCCCTCGGCGCCCACGCGTCCGCCGAGGCCTCCAGAGAGGACCTCAAGCGGCAGCTCGGCGTCCTCGATCTCGTGCTGCTCGGTATCGGCGCGTCCATCGGGGCTGGCATCTTCGTCGTCACCGGCACCGTCGCCCGCGACACCGGCCCAG GTGTTACGATCAGTTTTGTTCTCGCTGGAGCTGCGTGTGTGCTCAATGCCTTGTGCTATGCTGAACTCGCATCTCGATTCCCTGCTGTGGTTGGGGGAGCATACCTCTACTCGTATACAGCGATCAATGAGATCACTGCCTTCTTGGTTTTCACTCAGTTGATGGTGGATTACCATATTGGTGCGGCAAGCATTGCTCGTAGCTTAGCGAGTTACTTGATCCAATTCTTGGAGCTGCTCCCATTCCTGAAGGGCCATATTCCAAGCTGGATAGGACATGGAGAGGAGTTTTTCGGTGGTATCGTATCGATTAATATATTGGCCCCAATTCTTCTCATCCTATTAACTGCAATTCTCTGCTATGGTGTGAAGGAATCATCAGCTGTGAACACTTTTATGACTACACTGAAG ATAGTCATCGTTATAGTCGTTGTATTTGCTGGTGTGTTCGAGGTGGATGTAACAAATTGGTCACCATTTATGCCAAATGGTTTCAAATCTGTTGTGACTGGAGCAACAGTAGTCTTTTTTGCATATGTTGGATTTGATGCAGTTGCTAATTCTGCTGAGGAAGCCAAAACTCCACAG AGCGATTTGCCCATTGGTATCTTAGGAAGCCTTCTAGCATGTGTTCTATTATATGTTGCTGTATGCTTGGTCATTACTGGAATGGTGCCACATACATTACTTGGTGAAGATGCTCCTTTGGCTGAGGCTTTTTCTGCTAAGGGGCTGAAATTTGTTACTGTATTGATCAGCATTGGTGCTGTTGCTGGACTTACTACAACACTTCTAGTTGGATTGTATGTTCAG ACCAGTTATTCAGTTGTATCAGCTTGTGCGATCACATTAAGATGGAATGACAAAGCAACTAGTCGTCGCTCCCTTGGAATTATGTCAATCTGGCAAGAGGGTGTTCTATGTCTTGTCATAGTTGCTCTTTGTGGTTTTATAGTGGGACTTTGCTATCGATACAACTATGCTATTGCCTTTATGGTAGTAGCGTTCCTGATAGCTATTGCTGCCAGTTTCGCTCTCCAGTTTCGTCAG GTCTATGTTGATCCGCCTGGCTTTTCTTGTCCTGGGGTACCGCTGGTTCCAGTTATCTCTGTTTTCTTCAACATGGTCCTGTTTGCTCAG CTACATGAAGAAGCGTGGTATAGATTTGTCATCCTGAGTCTGATCGCCGTGGGCATTTACGCTGGCTATGGTCAGTACAATGCTGCCCCTTGCAGCTCGGACCCCTCATCTATTGGTTACCACGAAGTTCCTTCTGAAGCTTCAATAGAAATGGCAACCCTCTAA